A single Actinomadura algeriensis DNA region contains:
- a CDS encoding FAD-dependent monooxygenase has product MTRTELTDVRTAERRTALVSGAGIAGPALAYWLVRHGYAVTVVEKADAPRAGGYPIDVRGTALEVVRKMGILPRLREAHIDLRRLTFLNGDGSEVTSLHPHSVTGGVAEHDLEVPRGELTDALYTAARDDVEFVFNDSIDTLDQSGHGVDVTFRGGGERTFDVVVGADGMHSRTRRLVFGPEEQFHRYLGYCFAVFTMPNTFALSHETIMWNTPGRAAALYATGDGDDVHAFLNFARPEPPFDAFAAPEAQQDLVTEVFADAGWEVPGMLAAMRDADDVFFDAVSQIRMPRWSGGRVALVGDAAYAPSFLTGQGTSLALVGAYMLAGSLADRDHAAGFTAYERDTRKFVTAGQGLVGEGGATLFPTTEQALEQRNSSLRSLGTMPPSEGRPAHTVLTLPEFASTI; this is encoded by the coding sequence ATGACCCGCACCGAACTCACGGACGTCCGAACCGCTGAAAGGCGGACGGCCCTGGTTTCCGGCGCCGGCATCGCCGGACCCGCCCTCGCGTACTGGCTCGTCCGCCACGGGTACGCGGTCACGGTGGTGGAGAAGGCGGACGCACCACGGGCCGGTGGCTACCCCATCGACGTACGCGGCACCGCGCTCGAGGTCGTCCGGAAGATGGGGATCCTGCCCCGGCTCCGGGAAGCGCACATCGACCTGCGTCGGCTGACGTTCCTCAACGGGGACGGCAGCGAAGTGACCTCGCTGCATCCGCACAGCGTCACGGGCGGTGTCGCGGAACACGACCTGGAGGTACCCCGCGGGGAGCTGACGGACGCCCTCTATACGGCAGCGCGCGACGACGTGGAGTTCGTGTTCAACGACTCGATCGACACCCTGGACCAGTCCGGCCACGGCGTCGACGTCACCTTCCGCGGGGGCGGCGAGCGCACGTTCGACGTGGTGGTCGGTGCGGACGGGATGCACTCCCGCACCCGGAGGCTGGTGTTCGGCCCCGAAGAGCAGTTCCACCGCTACCTCGGCTACTGCTTCGCCGTATTCACGATGCCCAATACCTTCGCCCTCTCCCACGAGACCATCATGTGGAACACCCCGGGCCGGGCCGCGGCGCTCTACGCCACAGGGGACGGCGACGACGTGCACGCCTTCCTGAACTTTGCACGGCCGGAGCCGCCGTTCGACGCGTTCGCGGCCCCGGAAGCCCAGCAGGACCTCGTGACCGAAGTCTTCGCCGACGCCGGCTGGGAGGTCCCGGGCATGCTGGCCGCGATGCGTGATGCGGACGACGTCTTCTTCGACGCGGTCAGCCAGATCCGCATGCCCCGCTGGTCCGGCGGGAGGGTCGCGCTGGTGGGCGACGCGGCGTACGCGCCCTCGTTCCTGACCGGACAGGGCACGAGCCTCGCCCTGGTCGGCGCGTACATGCTCGCAGGCTCCCTGGCCGACCGGGATCACGCCGCGGGCTTCACCGCCTACGAACGCGACACCCGGAAGTTCGTCACCGCCGGTCAGGGGCTGGTCGGCGAGGGCGGCGCCACCCTCTTCCCGACCACCGAGCAGGCCTTGGAGCAGCGGAACAGCAGCCTGCGCAGCCTCGGCACCATGCCTCCGTCGGAGGGCCGCCCGGCCCATACGGTCCTCACGCTCCCCGAGTTCGCGTCCACCATCTGA
- the rraA gene encoding ribonuclease E activity regulator RraA: MQIVTADLYDEHGDALQSCSLQFRQYGRRLAFHGLVATVSCHEDNALLKNVLSEPGDGRVLVVDGQGSLDAALMGDQIAELAARNGWSGVIINGAVRDTAVLPTIDLGIKALGSNPRKSRKKGTGERDVPLTFGGVTFRPGDEVFSDEDGILMAQA; this comes from the coding sequence ATGCAGATCGTCACCGCCGACCTCTACGACGAGCACGGCGACGCACTCCAGTCCTGCTCGCTCCAGTTCCGCCAGTACGGGCGCCGCCTCGCGTTCCACGGACTCGTCGCGACCGTCAGCTGCCACGAGGACAACGCGCTGCTCAAGAACGTCCTGAGCGAACCGGGCGACGGCCGGGTTCTGGTCGTCGACGGCCAGGGCTCCCTCGACGCCGCGCTCATGGGCGACCAGATCGCCGAACTCGCCGCGCGCAACGGCTGGTCGGGCGTGATCATCAACGGCGCCGTCCGCGACACGGCCGTCCTCCCGACCATCGACCTCGGCATCAAGGCGCTCGGCTCAAACCCCCGCAAGAGCCGCAAAAAGGGCACGGGCGAGCGAGACGTCCCCCTCACGTTCGGCGGCGTCACCTTCCGCCCCGGCGACGAGGTCTTCAGCGACGAAGACGGCATCCTCATGGCGCAGGCATGA
- a CDS encoding MFS transporter: MRPRLSPQRVGLAVLLLHSVVTQLLTFVLRPTMTYRAMELDVPDAALGIVAASFALAPLVLAIPAGRLVDRIGERRVMVGGALLLTASCTAFIMLGGSAGGLFFAGMLLGSGHLCSVIGQQAMVANATPRGSHDTAFGHYTFAASLGQAIGPGFIVVFGGHQAIPDTGAIFRWSTAVAACLIVLSLALPGRPRARTTPCEETAGIGSLLRLPGLIHALTTSCIVLAAVDITLAYLPALGAERGLSSGAVGTLLALRGLASMGSRLFLGRLTRLLGRRRLLVASTLGAALAMAALPLPVPFWLLATLLVIAGAGLGVGQPVTMSWLAESAPPGLRGRAMSLRLVGNRTGQILVPSAAGLLAAGLGAGGVLCATAAGLGWAGLLARRLPSSPPTT; the protein is encoded by the coding sequence ATGAGACCGCGCCTTTCCCCCCAGCGCGTGGGGCTCGCCGTCCTCCTGCTCCACTCGGTCGTGACGCAACTGCTGACGTTCGTGCTCCGGCCGACCATGACCTACCGCGCCATGGAACTGGACGTCCCCGACGCCGCACTCGGCATCGTCGCCGCCAGTTTCGCCCTGGCCCCCCTCGTTCTGGCGATCCCGGCCGGACGGCTGGTCGACCGGATCGGCGAGCGCCGCGTCATGGTCGGCGGCGCACTGCTGCTCACCGCCTCCTGCACGGCGTTCATCATGCTCGGCGGCTCCGCCGGTGGCCTGTTCTTCGCCGGAATGCTCCTGGGGTCGGGCCATCTGTGCAGCGTCATCGGGCAGCAGGCGATGGTCGCCAACGCCACCCCCCGCGGATCCCACGACACCGCGTTCGGCCACTACACGTTCGCCGCCTCACTGGGACAGGCGATCGGCCCCGGCTTCATCGTCGTCTTCGGCGGGCACCAGGCCATCCCCGACACCGGCGCGATCTTCCGCTGGTCCACGGCGGTCGCCGCCTGCCTCATCGTCTTGAGCCTGGCGCTGCCCGGCCGTCCCCGCGCGCGCACCACGCCCTGCGAGGAGACGGCCGGCATCGGCTCCCTGCTCCGGCTGCCCGGCCTCATCCACGCGCTCACCACCAGCTGCATCGTCCTGGCGGCGGTCGACATCACCCTGGCCTACCTCCCGGCGCTCGGCGCCGAACGCGGCCTGTCGTCCGGAGCCGTCGGCACGCTGCTCGCCCTGCGCGGCCTCGCCTCCATGGGCTCGCGCCTCTTCCTCGGCCGGCTCACCCGCCTCCTCGGCCGACGCCGCCTCCTGGTCGCCAGCACCCTGGGCGCGGCCCTCGCCATGGCGGCCCTGCCGCTCCCCGTCCCCTTCTGGCTCCTGGCGACCCTGCTCGTCATCGCCGGAGCGGGACTGGGCGTCGGGCAACCCGTCACCATGTCCTGGCTCGCCGAGTCCGCACCTCCCGGACTCCGCGGGCGCGCCATGTCATTGCGCCTGGTCGGCAACCGCACGGGGCAGATCCTCGTCCCCAGCGCCGCCGGCCTGCTCGCGGCCGGTCTCGGCGCGGGAGGCGTCCTGTGCGCCACCGCCGCGGGCCTCGGCTGGGCCGGCCTCCTGGCCCGCCGCCTCCCCAGCAGCCCTCCGACCACCTAG
- a CDS encoding GntR family transcriptional regulator, producing MSEPAELYTTKAEYAYMRLRERILSGELPPGTVIPQARLAREIGISTTPLREALRRLKSESLVDLDAHRDARVKELRAEEARDLLELRRSLDPLAAALAADRRTKEDIHLLRTSIEGLQPLPGDPAVEQLAAHRRFHAAIYRASHNELLIETLDGLWDKADRYRRLALEVDRSQADRDKKAAEHQALVDCVLSGDAEGAAAVMREHIDTSLGAQAAWRLREPADDAATPVHDA from the coding sequence GTGAGCGAGCCGGCGGAGCTCTACACGACCAAGGCGGAGTACGCCTACATGCGGCTGCGTGAGCGGATCTTGTCGGGCGAGCTGCCGCCCGGCACGGTGATCCCGCAGGCGCGGCTGGCACGGGAGATCGGAATCAGCACCACCCCGCTCCGCGAGGCGCTGCGCCGTCTCAAGAGCGAGAGCCTGGTCGACCTCGACGCCCACCGCGACGCCCGGGTGAAGGAGCTCAGAGCCGAAGAGGCGCGAGACCTGCTGGAGCTGCGCCGTTCCCTCGATCCGCTGGCCGCCGCGCTGGCCGCGGACCGCCGTACCAAGGAGGACATCCACCTCCTGCGCACCTCGATCGAGGGGCTGCAGCCGCTTCCCGGCGATCCCGCCGTCGAGCAACTGGCGGCCCACCGCCGATTCCACGCCGCGATCTACCGCGCGTCCCACAACGAACTGCTCATCGAGACACTGGACGGCCTGTGGGACAAGGCCGACCGCTACCGGCGGCTCGCCCTCGAGGTCGACCGGAGCCAGGCCGACCGGGACAAGAAGGCCGCCGAGCACCAGGCGCTCGTCGACTGCGTTCTCTCCGGTGATGCCGAGGGAGCCGCCGCGGTGATGCGCGAGCACATCGACACCAGCCTCGGGGCCCAGGCCGCCTGGCGGTTGCGCGAACCCGCGGACGACGCCGCGACACCGGTCCATGACGCCTGA
- a CDS encoding ABC transporter substrate-binding protein gives MLAAGAAVTLAAACGGSEPVPLQPVATGKPPSYYPAGYASVIEASKKEGGTLTVYSNTDQENWAPILRDFKRKYPWVEKVAANNLDSDEVFQRVLSEQATGNSPADLLVSNAAQAWANFAGRDGTLMEYESPEVSKLPKFGKLLAGVYSMSVDPLAIVYNGSLLEEDLTGLEHLADLATEDADKYRDKITARDVEGSFGFTVSHAFADARPGAWAHLQKLLPMARPETSSGTQLEKITSGEYIAGFFINAAPAYPVIERSGGLLELAFPSEGTVALPRGIGIAAKAPHPATAKLFVDFLLSEEGQRAVAEGGLTSYRDGVQAGDGRHTYQELVGKVGADNVIVTEYTEIPEGDVDAFLSRWNGLLAR, from the coding sequence ATGCTCGCCGCCGGCGCGGCCGTCACGCTGGCGGCGGCGTGCGGAGGGAGCGAGCCCGTCCCGCTTCAGCCCGTGGCGACGGGCAAGCCGCCGTCGTACTACCCCGCCGGGTACGCGTCGGTCATCGAGGCGTCCAAGAAGGAGGGCGGCACCCTCACCGTCTACTCCAACACCGACCAGGAGAACTGGGCCCCGATCCTGCGGGACTTCAAGCGGAAGTATCCGTGGGTGGAGAAGGTCGCCGCCAACAACCTGGACAGCGACGAGGTGTTCCAGCGGGTGCTGAGCGAGCAGGCCACCGGCAACTCGCCCGCGGACCTGCTGGTCTCCAATGCCGCTCAGGCGTGGGCCAACTTCGCCGGTCGGGACGGCACCCTGATGGAGTACGAGTCGCCCGAGGTCTCGAAGCTGCCGAAGTTCGGGAAGCTGCTGGCGGGCGTCTACTCCATGTCGGTCGATCCGCTGGCGATCGTCTACAACGGTTCGCTGCTGGAGGAGGACCTGACCGGCCTGGAGCATCTGGCCGATCTGGCGACCGAGGACGCGGACAAATACCGCGACAAGATCACGGCGCGGGACGTCGAGGGGTCCTTCGGATTCACCGTGTCGCACGCCTTCGCCGATGCCAGGCCCGGCGCATGGGCGCACCTGCAGAAGCTGCTGCCGATGGCCCGCCCGGAAACGTCGTCGGGCACCCAACTGGAGAAGATCACCTCCGGGGAGTACATCGCGGGCTTCTTCATCAACGCGGCCCCCGCCTACCCCGTCATCGAGCGGAGCGGCGGCCTGCTGGAACTGGCCTTCCCTTCCGAGGGAACCGTCGCGCTCCCCCGCGGCATCGGTATCGCGGCCAAGGCGCCGCATCCGGCGACGGCCAAGCTCTTCGTCGACTTCCTGCTGTCGGAGGAAGGCCAGCGGGCGGTCGCCGAAGGAGGCCTGACCTCCTACCGCGACGGCGTCCAGGCCGGCGATGGACGGCACACCTACCAGGAACTCGTCGGCAAGGTCGGCGCCGACAACGTGATCGTCACCGAATACACCGAGATCCCCGAGGGCGATGTCGACGCCTTCCTCAGCAGGTGGAACGGCCTGCTCGCCCGCTGA
- a CDS encoding ABC transporter permease: protein MPRELCLQYAVLLALAVLVLAPVVPTLYQSFLDRPLYEAGGVLSLDNYVRLFTDAGFGRVVLNTLLFAGLTSVLALLIAVPMAIVVTRTTLPGGRFFAAAMQWPFFISSLILGFGWILMYGPAGFVSVQVREMIGTVPWNLYSIPGMALTEAVALAPIAYTFCANTLRQNDASLEAAAQVCGAGPLRILWSVILPMLRPPIVYSSILVISMSIETLSIPLLYGEPVHIEVFSTFLYTNGLQAIDPDYGVLGAASTLILLVTVVLVAVQAKLLRNAQRFVSVRGKATRPRPLDLGWLKWVSVAAITVYVVLGALIPIAGLVFRSFTHVFTPLQSPLKTLTAANYERIFEYPVYVQSIRNSLIVAAVGAVLVSALAMLAVMVSRRSSFRFARAVEYLALAPQAMPGIIVGIGLFWALAFAPFGAGDLIMGTLWAIIIGFGIRALPSGFGSVAPSLMQIGRELDDAARVSGADWVRAFSRILARLLRPAFAGALILTFVTLLKEYSPAVFLGSADANIIGTTMLELWVQGNTGSVAALATLQIVITAVFVGLAGLLMRGRKDA from the coding sequence ATGCCGCGGGAGTTGTGCCTGCAGTACGCGGTGCTGCTGGCGCTGGCCGTGCTCGTCCTGGCACCGGTCGTGCCGACGTTGTACCAGTCGTTCCTGGACCGGCCGCTGTACGAGGCCGGCGGTGTGCTGAGCCTGGACAACTACGTCCGGCTGTTCACCGACGCCGGCTTTGGGCGGGTCGTTCTCAACACGCTGCTCTTCGCCGGTCTCACCAGCGTTCTCGCGCTGCTGATCGCCGTCCCGATGGCGATCGTGGTGACGCGGACGACGCTGCCCGGCGGTCGCTTCTTCGCCGCGGCGATGCAGTGGCCGTTCTTCATCTCCTCACTGATCCTCGGCTTCGGCTGGATTCTGATGTACGGCCCCGCGGGCTTCGTCAGCGTCCAGGTCAGAGAAATGATCGGGACCGTTCCCTGGAACCTGTACTCCATCCCGGGGATGGCGCTGACCGAGGCCGTCGCGCTGGCCCCGATCGCCTACACCTTCTGCGCCAACACCCTCCGGCAGAACGACGCGTCGCTGGAGGCCGCGGCCCAGGTGTGCGGGGCGGGACCGCTGCGGATCCTGTGGTCGGTCATCCTCCCGATGCTGCGGCCGCCGATCGTCTACAGCTCGATCCTGGTCATCAGCATGTCCATCGAGACGCTCAGCATCCCCTTGCTGTACGGAGAGCCCGTTCACATCGAGGTCTTCTCCACCTTCCTCTACACCAACGGGCTGCAGGCGATCGACCCCGACTACGGCGTCCTCGGCGCGGCCTCCACCCTGATCCTGCTGGTGACCGTCGTCCTGGTCGCCGTACAGGCCAAGCTGCTGCGCAACGCGCAGCGCTTCGTGTCGGTGCGGGGCAAGGCCACCCGCCCGCGGCCGCTGGACCTGGGATGGCTGAAGTGGGTCAGCGTCGCCGCCATCACCGTCTACGTGGTGCTGGGCGCGCTCATCCCGATCGCCGGCCTGGTGTTCCGCAGCTTCACCCACGTGTTCACCCCGCTCCAGTCGCCGTTGAAGACGCTCACCGCGGCCAACTACGAGCGGATCTTCGAGTACCCCGTGTACGTGCAGTCGATCCGCAACAGCCTGATCGTCGCGGCGGTCGGTGCGGTGCTGGTCAGCGCGCTGGCGATGCTGGCGGTGATGGTGTCGCGCCGGTCCTCCTTCCGGTTCGCCCGGGCGGTGGAGTACCTCGCGCTGGCGCCGCAGGCGATGCCGGGCATCATCGTCGGCATCGGCCTGTTCTGGGCCCTGGCCTTCGCGCCCTTCGGGGCCGGCGACCTGATCATGGGGACGCTCTGGGCGATCATCATCGGGTTCGGGATCCGCGCCCTGCCGAGCGGCTTCGGGTCGGTGGCGCCCTCTCTCATGCAGATCGGCCGTGAGCTGGACGATGCCGCGCGCGTCTCGGGAGCCGACTGGGTGCGGGCGTTCTCCCGCATCCTGGCGCGGCTGCTGCGCCCGGCCTTCGCGGGGGCGCTGATCCTCACGTTCGTGACCCTGCTCAAGGAGTACTCGCCGGCGGTCTTCCTCGGCTCCGCGGACGCCAACATCATCGGCACCACGATGCTCGAGTTGTGGGTCCAGGGGAACACGGGCTCGGTCGCCGCACTGGCCACCCTGCAGATCGTCATCACCGCGGTCTTCGTCGGACTCGCCGGCCTGCTCATGAGAGGACGCAAGGATGCCTGA
- a CDS encoding ABC transporter ATP-binding protein, whose protein sequence is MPEVKVAQLSKRFAGNTVLHDIDFTIEDGEFFTLLGPSGCGKSTTLSCIAGLERPSAGSITVGEKIFVDTAAKTFVPPEGRELGMVFQSYALWPHMTVAQNLAMPLKIRKIDKARQGVLIDDALEKVGLKDLRDRYPHQMSGGQQQRVALARALVYSPDVLLLDEPLSNLDAQLREQARAWLKRLQEELGITTVYVTHDQEEALALSDRIAVMSEGRLVQVGPPHEIYQEPATVGVASFVGRCNFLPGRLASVTGTGAEVVLDCNGQTVRTRPADLPAGSSVTVAVRPERLKVLAGGRAAEGDANVLRGEVVTGSYVGSRHEYEVRVGDRLVQVSTGRPGLTGELSLIADPEVCLLYPSDDAVPADVEALTTVTG, encoded by the coding sequence ATGCCTGAGGTCAAAGTCGCTCAACTGTCCAAGCGGTTCGCGGGCAACACCGTGCTGCACGACATCGACTTCACGATCGAAGACGGGGAGTTCTTCACCCTGCTGGGGCCCAGCGGCTGCGGGAAGTCGACCACGCTGTCGTGCATCGCGGGCCTGGAGCGTCCCTCCGCGGGCAGCATCACCGTCGGCGAGAAGATCTTCGTCGACACCGCCGCCAAGACGTTCGTCCCGCCCGAGGGCCGCGAACTGGGGATGGTCTTCCAGTCCTACGCTCTGTGGCCGCACATGACGGTCGCCCAGAACCTCGCGATGCCCCTGAAGATCCGCAAGATCGACAAGGCTCGGCAGGGCGTCCTCATCGACGACGCCCTGGAAAAGGTCGGCCTGAAGGACCTGCGGGACCGCTATCCCCACCAGATGTCCGGCGGGCAGCAGCAGCGCGTCGCGCTGGCCCGCGCACTGGTCTACTCCCCCGACGTCCTCCTCCTGGACGAGCCCCTGTCCAACCTGGACGCCCAACTCCGGGAGCAGGCACGCGCCTGGCTCAAGCGCCTGCAGGAGGAACTGGGCATCACCACCGTCTACGTCACCCACGACCAGGAAGAGGCGCTGGCGCTCAGCGACCGCATCGCGGTCATGTCCGAGGGCCGCCTGGTACAGGTCGGGCCCCCGCACGAGATCTACCAGGAGCCCGCGACGGTCGGCGTCGCGTCCTTCGTCGGCCGCTGCAACTTCCTCCCCGGACGGCTGGCCTCCGTCACCGGCACGGGCGCCGAGGTCGTCCTGGACTGCAACGGCCAGACGGTGCGCACCCGTCCCGCCGACCTGCCGGCCGGGTCGTCCGTCACCGTCGCCGTCCGCCCCGAGCGGCTGAAGGTATTGGCGGGCGGCCGCGCGGCCGAGGGGGACGCCAACGTCCTGCGGGGCGAGGTCGTCACCGGCTCCTATGTCGGCTCACGCCACGAGTACGAGGTGCGCGTCGGGGACCGCCTCGTCCAGGTCTCCACCGGCCGGCCGGGTCTGACCGGCGAACTGTCCCTCATCGCCGACCCCGAAGTCTGCCTGCTGTACCCCTCCGACGACGCCGTGCCGGCCGATGTCGAGGCCCTGACCACCGTCACCGGATGA
- a CDS encoding isocitrate/isopropylmalate dehydrogenase family protein: MTSNESPRPYRLGVLHGDGIGPEIVPASVLAVDAAVAAAGAAPVQWVELPLGRSAIDAHGSAVPDSTLKALGDLDAWLLGPHDSAAYPEPHRSRLNPSGTIRKHFDLFANIRPATAFEGADAVVPGTDLVIVRENTQGFYADRSTYKGTGEFMPSPDVAIAMGIITRPAVERIAREAFELARRRRRKVTIVHKANVLRLTTGLFRDVCLEVAADYPDVTVDDFHIDAMTVHLVRRADEFDVVVTENMFGDILSDLAGEIAGSLGNAPSINASADRAMAQAAHGSAPDIAGRDVANPTAMIMSSAMLLDWLGGRHRDDALSEAADLIRRGLAATVRSGTLTPDMGGTAGTRRFSEAVAAAIARP, encoded by the coding sequence GTGACCAGTAACGAGTCCCCCCGCCCGTACCGGCTGGGCGTCCTGCACGGCGACGGCATCGGACCCGAGATCGTTCCCGCCTCCGTGCTCGCCGTCGACGCCGCGGTCGCCGCGGCGGGCGCCGCGCCGGTCCAGTGGGTCGAACTTCCTCTGGGCCGCTCGGCGATCGACGCCCACGGCAGCGCCGTCCCCGACTCGACGCTCAAGGCGCTCGGCGACCTGGACGCCTGGCTGCTGGGCCCGCACGACAGCGCGGCCTATCCCGAGCCGCACCGGTCGCGGCTGAATCCCAGTGGAACGATCCGCAAGCATTTCGACCTTTTCGCCAACATCCGGCCGGCCACCGCCTTCGAGGGCGCGGACGCCGTCGTACCCGGAACCGATCTGGTCATCGTGCGGGAGAACACCCAGGGGTTCTACGCCGACCGCAGCACCTACAAGGGGACGGGCGAGTTCATGCCCTCGCCCGACGTGGCCATCGCGATGGGGATCATCACCCGCCCGGCGGTCGAACGCATCGCCCGGGAGGCGTTCGAGCTGGCGCGCCGCCGGCGCCGCAAGGTCACCATCGTCCACAAGGCCAACGTGCTGAGATTGACCACCGGCCTGTTCCGGGACGTGTGCCTGGAGGTCGCGGCCGACTACCCGGACGTGACCGTGGACGACTTCCACATCGACGCCATGACGGTGCACCTGGTGCGCCGGGCCGACGAGTTCGACGTCGTCGTCACCGAAAACATGTTCGGCGACATCCTGTCCGACCTGGCGGGGGAGATCGCCGGCTCGCTCGGCAACGCCCCGTCGATCAACGCCTCCGCCGACCGTGCCATGGCGCAGGCCGCCCACGGGTCCGCCCCCGACATCGCGGGCCGGGACGTCGCCAATCCCACGGCCATGATCATGTCCAGCGCGATGCTGCTGGACTGGCTCGGCGGCCGCCATCGCGACGACGCGCTGAGCGAGGCGGCGGACCTGATCCGGCGCGGGCTCGCGGCGACGGTGCGGTCCGGGACCCTGACTCCCGACATGGGCGGGACGGCGGGCACGCGCCGGTTCTCCGAGGCGGTGGCCGCGGCCATCGCGCGGCCGTGA
- a CDS encoding aspartate/glutamate racemase family protein translates to MSPLVAIINAALASMAPAAQGLCEGFPEARPWHLLDDRLVSEADSAGGTTPALRRRMLALIDHAVRGGADAVLLSCSMYGPVAGLARQLHALPVLGSDQAMFAEIVRRAPDRAVVIGSLTSAVADSVARLEAALGASPTQVTGVMADGAAAAASAGDREALADALAQAARPHIDEGALFLLGQYSLTPAHAVLAERLGRDVLSPPLMAARLLRQRLLDAAPVPAGAR, encoded by the coding sequence ATGTCCCCGCTGGTCGCGATCATCAACGCCGCGCTGGCGTCCATGGCGCCCGCGGCGCAGGGGCTGTGCGAGGGTTTCCCCGAAGCCCGCCCCTGGCACCTGCTCGACGACCGCCTGGTGTCGGAGGCCGATTCCGCGGGCGGGACGACGCCGGCGCTGCGCCGCCGCATGCTCGCGCTCATCGACCACGCCGTCCGGGGCGGCGCCGACGCCGTGCTGCTGTCGTGCTCGATGTACGGTCCGGTCGCGGGCCTGGCACGGCAGCTGCACGCGCTGCCGGTGCTGGGCTCGGACCAGGCGATGTTCGCCGAGATCGTCCGCCGTGCCCCCGACCGCGCCGTGGTCATCGGGTCGCTGACCTCGGCGGTGGCGGACTCGGTCGCCCGGTTGGAGGCCGCCCTGGGCGCTTCGCCGACGCAGGTGACCGGCGTGATGGCGGACGGCGCGGCCGCGGCGGCGTCGGCGGGCGACCGCGAGGCGCTCGCCGACGCTCTCGCCCAGGCGGCACGGCCGCACATCGACGAAGGCGCGCTGTTCCTGCTCGGCCAGTACTCCCTCACTCCCGCGCACGCCGTGCTGGCCGAGCGGCTGGGCCGCGACGTGCTCAGCCCGCCGCTGATGGCCGCGCGCCTGCTGCGGCAGCGGCTCCTCGACGCCGCACCCGTCCCGGCGGGGGCACGGTGA
- the otnK gene encoding 3-oxo-tetronate kinase, whose translation MSRGPERAEASGRVALGCIADDYTGSTDVAAALRRAGLRTVLSFGPPEPGTVPPSCEAIVVALKTRTAPVVEAVARTRDARRRLAELGAARLYLKYCSTFDSTDDGNIGPIADGVLDDVGAPLTVVCPAAPEHGRTVYQGHLFVRDRLLSESSMKDHPLTPMTDPDLVRVLSRQTPHPVALLPHATVRDGAAAVRDALDTLRRQGVRYAVADAVCGGDLEVLAAGSAHLPVVTGAAGLAGAAGTIAAGDGRYGTSTLTAPADEAALPAGPGIVLSGSCSQTTLAQVEAARAVMPSYRVDPAKTPDRDGMVAGARAWLDAHAGGGPVMVYSSAEAAERANSPLGPAAGAILEDVLARAAEHAVGLGYRRIVVAGGETSGAVLDRLGVRSVVVAGEEDRGVPWCRSTGGPELALLLKSGNFGREDLLVRAIGGHR comes from the coding sequence GTGAGCCGGGGGCCCGAACGCGCCGAGGCGTCCGGACGAGTGGCGCTGGGCTGCATCGCCGACGACTACACCGGCAGCACCGACGTGGCGGCCGCGCTGCGCCGGGCCGGCCTGCGGACGGTGCTGTCCTTCGGCCCGCCGGAACCGGGCACCGTGCCGCCGTCGTGCGAGGCGATCGTGGTCGCGTTGAAGACCCGCACCGCGCCCGTAGTGGAGGCGGTCGCCCGCACCCGGGACGCCCGTCGGCGGCTGGCGGAACTCGGCGCCGCGCGGCTCTACCTCAAGTACTGCTCCACCTTCGACTCGACCGACGACGGCAACATCGGCCCGATCGCCGACGGCGTCCTGGACGACGTCGGCGCTCCGCTGACCGTGGTGTGCCCGGCCGCGCCCGAACACGGGCGGACCGTCTACCAGGGGCATCTGTTCGTGCGGGACCGGCTCCTGTCCGAGTCGTCGATGAAGGACCATCCCCTCACCCCGATGACCGATCCGGACCTGGTGCGCGTCCTGAGCAGGCAGACGCCGCACCCCGTCGCCCTGCTCCCCCACGCGACCGTCCGCGACGGGGCGGCCGCCGTGCGGGACGCGCTGGACACGCTGCGGCGGCAGGGCGTCCGTTACGCCGTCGCCGACGCCGTGTGCGGCGGCGACCTCGAGGTCCTGGCCGCCGGCAGCGCCCACCTGCCCGTCGTCACCGGCGCCGCCGGGCTCGCCGGGGCGGCCGGGACGATCGCGGCGGGCGACGGCCGGTACGGGACGAGCACGCTCACGGCCCCGGCCGACGAGGCCGCGCTGCCCGCCGGGCCGGGGATCGTCCTGAGCGGCAGTTGCTCCCAGACCACGCTGGCGCAGGTGGAGGCCGCGCGGGCGGTCATGCCCTCGTATCGGGTGGACCCGGCGAAGACGCCGGACCGCGACGGCATGGTCGCCGGTGCCCGCGCGTGGCTGGACGCCCACGCCGGCGGCGGACCGGTCATGGTCTACTCCTCGGCCGAAGCCGCCGAGCGCGCGAACTCCCCGCTGGGTCCGGCCGCGGGGGCGATTCTGGAGGACGTCCTGGCCCGCGCGGCCGAGCACGCCGTCGGGCTCGGCTATCGCCGGATCGTCGTGGCGGGAGGCGAGACCTCCGGAGCCGTCCTCGACCGCCTGGGCGTCCGGTCCGTCGTGGTGGCCGGAGAGGAGGACCGGGGGGTTCCCTGGTGCCGGTCGACCGGCGGTCCCGAACTGGCGCTGCTCCTCAAGTCCGGCAACTTCGGGCGGGAAGACCTCCTGGTGCGGGCGATCGGAGGCCACCGGTGA